In the Acidimicrobiales bacterium genome, AGGCACCCGACGAACTCATCCGGGCGTTCGCGAGCCGGCTGACACGGAACACACCGATGGAGGAGCTGCTGCTTCAGTTGTCGGAGTCGTTGGTTCGCTCGATGAATTTGTCGAGCGCCGAGGTCTACACCGGATCGGGAGGCGTGCTCGAGCGGGTCGCGGGGGCACCTGCCGACGGAGGCCCCCGCTCGATACTCGTCAGCGACCGGGAGCGGCCGGCGGTGGCGCGTGCGATGGTCTCGGGAAACGCGTGGGTCGAGGTTTGGCTGCCGCAGTTGGTCCATCCAAATGGCGATCACCAGCTACGGGTTGCTCCCATCCGCAACGCGGGTGAGCTGCTCGGTCTTCTTGTGGTCGAGCGCGCGGCTTCTGCCGAACCGTTCGCGGAGGACGACGACAGAGTGCTGTCCGATCTGGCCCGCGAGGTTGGACTTGCGTTGCACAACATGCAGCTGGACAGCGCGCTGCAGGACACTCTGGCCGAGCTTCGGGTCCAGGCGGAGGAGTTGAGGGAGTCGCGTGCGCGCATCATTGCCAGTGGAGACGCGGAACGGCGGCGGGTAGAACGCGACCTCCACGATGGCGCGCAGCAGAACCTGGTGGCTCTCGCGATCGAGTTGCGGTTGGCGCGCGACCTTATGGCCGACGACCCCGACTCGGCGGCTCGCATGCTCGACGATCTGACCTTAGAGGTCCAAGAGACGATTCGCGAGCTGAGAGATCTTGCTCACGGCATCTACCCTCCGCTGCTCGCCGACGGAGGCCTGGCACCGGCGCTCGGCGCGGCCGCGGCCCGCAGCCCGCTCTCAGTCTCGGTCGACGTGAGCACGAACAGCCGCTTCGATCAGGACACAGAGGCTGCTGTCTATTTCTGCTGTCTCGAGGCGCTACAGAACTCGGCCAAGCACGCACCCGGCGCAACCGCGAAAGTGCGCGTGTGGAGTGACGACGCCACTCTCTTTTTCCGAGTGATCGACGACGGACCGGGATTCGATCCAACCGTCACGCCTCGTGGGCACGGGCTTACCAACATGACCGACCGTCTCGGCGCGATCGGCGGCACGGTCCGATGGACATCTCGGCTTGGCGAAGGTGTCGAGGTGTCGGGTTCGGTGCCAGTTACGGGTGCCCAGCAGCGATGAATGATCCCCGTCGTCCGCCGCCCCATATCCGGCGGAGCTCGTCAGCCCCGAAGAGCTCCTTGCTCAGGTAGGCCCGGGCTCCGCTGGATTCGAGTTCGCCGGGAAGATCGGAGAAAGCCAGCGTCGAGCAGAGGATCACGAAAACGTTCGGGTCGGCCGCGACCATCCGCCTTGTCGCTTCGATCCCGTCGATGCCCGGCATATTGATGTCCATAAGGACCACGGAGGGGTGGAGGTCGTCGACCATGGCGAGCGCTTCCTCTCCCGTTTCGGCCTCGCCGATCAGCTGGAAATCATCCAAGCTCTCGATGACGGTTCGTGCTGCCCGCCGGAACGGCGCCTGGTCGTCCACGACGAGAACGCCCACGGCGGTCGCGGTCACTGCCATGCACCCATCATGAACCGTCCTGGTCGCTCAGGTACATGAGAACGGCCTTGACTCGCCGGTTGACGTCGCGTTCTTCTCGCAGGCCGAGCTTGGAGAAGAGTGAGTTGATGTGCTTTTCGACGGCCCGTTCGGAAAGGCCAAGGCTCGCCGCGATGCCGGCATTGCTGTGTCCCCGGGCCATGCCCGCCAGGATCTCGGACTCCCTCGGGGTCAGCCAGGACAGGTCGGAATTTCGCTTGCCTGCGCGGCTTCGGACCAGGTCGTCGACCACGGTGGGGTCGATCACCGACCCTCCTTCGGCCACGGTTCGGATGGCGCCGGCCAGTTCGGTCGCACCCGCGA is a window encoding:
- a CDS encoding histidine kinase, producing the protein MSATSSRIAAAAALLLSWVAVAVGFSEVPVSNVVGCGLGVAALWAAAGWLVWRRNGIPLVAFASFLAATALAASRFPPDGRAVEVTAAALAGVVTFWWLVDAVRRGYRRGPAADRDRLRWLAAGIVAGTSVIVVSAALRTLVGWPDDLGPVAVGASAAPAVARAASESRRGSGRGGRVLVDTLALGTFAAMISVVYLIVVRGLGNPPKQKSDRETLGLSMVAAALAAVSFGPARRSFLSTANRLVYGAKQAPDELIRAFASRLTRNTPMEELLLQLSESLVRSMNLSSAEVYTGSGGVLERVAGAPADGGPRSILVSDRERPAVARAMVSGNAWVEVWLPQLVHPNGDHQLRVAPIRNAGELLGLLVVERAASAEPFAEDDDRVLSDLAREVGLALHNMQLDSALQDTLAELRVQAEELRESRARIIASGDAERRRVERDLHDGAQQNLVALAIELRLARDLMADDPDSAARMLDDLTLEVQETIRELRDLAHGIYPPLLADGGLAPALGAAAARSPLSVSVDVSTNSRFDQDTEAAVYFCCLEALQNSAKHAPGATAKVRVWSDDATLFFRVIDDGPGFDPTVTPRGHGLTNMTDRLGAIGGTVRWTSRLGEGVEVSGSVPVTGAQQR
- a CDS encoding response regulator transcription factor, translating into MAVTATAVGVLVVDDQAPFRRAARTVIESLDDFQLIGEAETGEEALAMVDDLHPSVVLMDINMPGIDGIEATRRMVAADPNVFVILCSTLAFSDLPGELESSGARAYLSKELFGADELRRIWGGGRRGSFIAAGHP